A single genomic interval of Terriglobus albidus harbors:
- the msrA gene encoding peptide-methionine (S)-S-oxide reductase MsrA, which produces MYALRSPVIGRVHPCVYNSQPVVNNGTTGYYLSIFHQIVDDKPYSAGILFVFVVVERNTAVPIEKATFGAGCFWGVQTRFDELSGVLETAVGYEGGALEHPTYKEVCTDRTGHAEVVQVIFDPSRISYDRLLDAFFSLHDPTQLNRQGPDWGTQYRSVIFTHSEQQAQAAQAKIADLSASGTYSRSIVTAVEPAQTFWKAEEYHQKYLEKRGMVACHI; this is translated from the coding sequence GTGTACGCCTTGCGCAGCCCGGTGATCGGTAGGGTACACCCGTGTGTATATAACTCGCAACCTGTTGTTAACAATGGAACTACCGGTTACTATCTTTCGATTTTTCATCAGATTGTTGATGACAAACCATACTCGGCTGGCATCTTATTCGTGTTCGTAGTTGTAGAAAGGAACACCGCAGTGCCAATTGAAAAAGCAACATTTGGTGCCGGGTGCTTCTGGGGCGTGCAAACACGCTTCGATGAGCTCTCCGGTGTGTTAGAAACAGCAGTCGGCTATGAGGGCGGGGCCCTCGAACATCCAACGTATAAAGAGGTTTGCACGGACCGGACAGGCCATGCAGAAGTGGTTCAGGTCATCTTTGATCCAAGCCGCATCAGCTACGATCGCCTGCTCGATGCTTTTTTCTCCTTGCACGACCCAACGCAGTTGAATCGCCAAGGACCGGACTGGGGCACCCAGTACCGTTCTGTCATCTTCACCCACTCCGAGCAGCAGGCCCAAGCAGCGCAGGCGAAGATCGCCGACCTGTCCGCCTCGGGAACCTACTCACGCTCCATCGTGACAGCCGTTGAACCAGCGCAGACTTTCTGGAAAGCAGAGGAATATCACCAGAAATATCTCGAAAAGCGCGGCATGGTTGCCTGTCATATCTGA
- a CDS encoding pseudouridine synthase — MSEPVRLQKIIAQAGLASRRAAEELILTGRVTLNGEIVTELGTKANPERDHIRVDGKLLHGPERHRYFVLNKPRGYVTTLSDPEGRPTIMELLAKSPKAPRERLYPVGRLDYLSEGLLILTNDGELANALSKASSGVAKTYLVKISGQPSEQALHQLRGGIMIERGRLQEGDRRNRVLTQPAEITLTRGGENPWYSVTLTEGRNRQLRKMFEEIGHHVEKIRRIAYGGLVLDVEPGEFRELTPGEVTALGRASQGRKVERKKVLPEAAKLKEPAKPKRKPGAKSSFKPAGPRRRSR; from the coding sequence ATGAGCGAGCCCGTACGTCTCCAGAAGATCATTGCCCAGGCTGGGCTCGCCTCGCGGCGTGCTGCGGAAGAGTTGATTCTTACCGGTCGTGTCACCCTGAACGGCGAAATTGTCACCGAGCTTGGCACCAAGGCCAATCCCGAGCGCGATCACATCCGTGTCGACGGTAAGCTGCTGCACGGTCCCGAGCGCCATCGCTACTTTGTTCTGAATAAGCCGCGCGGCTACGTCACCACGCTCTCTGACCCGGAGGGCCGGCCGACGATCATGGAGCTCCTTGCGAAGTCGCCAAAGGCTCCGCGGGAGCGGTTATACCCCGTCGGTCGGCTCGATTACCTTTCCGAGGGCCTGCTGATCCTTACCAACGATGGCGAGCTGGCGAATGCTCTCTCCAAGGCTTCCAGTGGTGTGGCTAAGACCTATCTGGTGAAGATCTCCGGCCAGCCCAGCGAGCAGGCGCTGCACCAGCTTCGCGGCGGCATCATGATCGAGCGCGGCCGCCTGCAGGAGGGCGATCGCCGCAACCGTGTGCTGACCCAGCCGGCGGAGATTACGCTGACCCGCGGCGGCGAGAATCCCTGGTACTCGGTCACCCTGACCGAAGGACGTAACCGGCAGCTCCGCAAGATGTTCGAAGAGATAGGCCACCACGTCGAAAAGATCCGCCGTATCGCCTACGGCGGCCTGGTGCTGGACGTGGAGCCGGGCGAGTTCCGGGAGCTGACGCCGGGTGAGGTTACTGCCTTGGGGCGCGCCAGCCAGGGCCGCAAGGTGGAACGCAAGAAGGTGCTCCCAGAGGCTGCCAAGCTAAAGGAACCAGCCAAACCGAAGCGTAAGCCCGGAGCAAAGTCCAGCTTCAAACCGGCAGGCCCCAGGCGCCGGTCCCGCTAA
- the scpB gene encoding SMC-Scp complex subunit ScpB: protein MSLKAKIEAIIYAAEEPVTLAQLITLLGPDLEQALEEQDAAAAQPELPIPDETVEVLAPTVEEGGTETFPGAVEAAPQDAETSPVAETPAPAKGEAQAQEEANAEVAAETASEAPAEPAAAESEPLLVDEKKLAQQRERRLRDYLKAEIAALMENYEDRGVYITEVASGFRMSTRPEYHDVIRDFAKSLKPALKLSLPALETLAVIAYKQPVTAAEVSEIRGVDSAGVLGGLMTRKLITTAGRKQVIGRPILYKTTKEFLLRFGLKDTSELPSIEEFEKMAGELAEQEDLPMEINPNPEGTPNPDVEPQGAGEETPETPVPEPQADGSGESVEDSQPARETSNADEELQTVETPEVAEAEEAPASVAEPEDVESEEKASAAGIETV from the coding sequence ATGAGCCTTAAAGCCAAGATCGAAGCCATCATCTACGCTGCGGAAGAGCCCGTTACGCTCGCCCAGTTGATCACTCTCCTCGGTCCCGACCTCGAACAGGCACTCGAGGAGCAGGACGCCGCAGCAGCGCAGCCCGAGCTCCCCATTCCCGACGAGACCGTCGAGGTACTCGCTCCGACCGTGGAAGAAGGCGGCACCGAGACCTTTCCAGGGGCCGTAGAGGCTGCCCCGCAGGATGCGGAGACTAGTCCCGTGGCCGAAACGCCCGCACCGGCAAAGGGCGAGGCACAGGCTCAGGAAGAGGCCAACGCAGAGGTAGCTGCGGAGACCGCTTCGGAGGCTCCAGCTGAGCCCGCTGCTGCCGAGAGCGAGCCCCTGCTGGTCGATGAGAAGAAGCTTGCCCAGCAGCGTGAGCGCCGTCTGCGCGATTACCTGAAGGCCGAGATCGCCGCCCTGATGGAAAACTACGAAGATCGTGGCGTGTACATCACCGAGGTCGCTTCCGGGTTCCGGATGTCCACGCGGCCGGAGTATCACGACGTGATCCGCGACTTCGCCAAGAGCCTGAAGCCGGCTCTCAAACTCTCCCTTCCGGCCCTTGAGACCCTGGCGGTGATCGCATACAAGCAGCCTGTTACGGCTGCAGAAGTCTCTGAAATCAGAGGAGTTGACTCCGCCGGTGTGCTTGGCGGCCTGATGACCCGCAAGCTCATCACTACGGCCGGCCGCAAGCAGGTGATCGGCCGCCCCATCCTTTACAAGACCACCAAAGAGTTCCTGCTCCGCTTCGGCCTGAAAGATACCTCCGAGCTTCCCAGCATCGAAGAGTTCGAGAAGATGGCCGGCGAACTCGCCGAGCAGGAGGACCTCCCGATGGAGATCAATCCGAACCCGGAAGGCACGCCGAATCCCGACGTCGAGCCCCAGGGGGCAGGCGAGGAAACACCGGAGACCCCAGTGCCCGAGCCGCAGGCTGACGGCAGCGGCGAATCAGTGGAGGACTCCCAGCCGGCACGCGAAACCAGCAACGCTGACGAAGAGCTACAGACCGTGGAAACCCCGGAAGTTGCTGAAGCGGAAGAAGCTCCGGCCTCCGTCGCGGAGCCTGAGGATGTGGAATCTGAGGAGAAGGCGAGCGCTGCCGGCATCGAGACCGTGTAG
- a CDS encoding trans-sulfuration enzyme family protein encodes MKFGTRLVQFDAAPGDPLHPSATPIYQTATFAQEEADAFGKFDYSRSGNPTRKVLEDQMAALEQGTRGFVFASGMAAIATVTHLLSAGDEIVADYDLYGGASRLFGKVIGRAGLSVKFVDAQDLVSLDAAITPKTKLVYLETPTNPLLRILDLAAIVEVAHRHGALVCVDSSVMSPYLQNPLTLGADIVLHSATKFLCGHSDVTGGVIVVKDEKLAQEIYFLQNAEGTALGPFDCYLVLRGLKTLKLRIDAQQANARKVAEFLAAHPRVAEVNYPGLPSHPGYELQHRQANGPGSLLTFRAGSRIAAKRIAEQTDLLKIAVSFGSVNSTISIPAAMSHASVPAEHDRSIPDDLLRLSLGIEDADDLIAAFAQTL; translated from the coding sequence GTGAAGTTCGGAACGCGGCTGGTCCAGTTTGACGCTGCTCCCGGCGATCCGCTGCATCCTTCGGCCACACCGATCTATCAGACGGCGACCTTTGCGCAGGAAGAGGCGGATGCCTTCGGGAAGTTCGATTACTCCCGCTCCGGCAACCCAACACGCAAGGTGCTTGAAGACCAGATGGCGGCGCTTGAGCAGGGAACCCGCGGTTTTGTCTTCGCCAGCGGCATGGCCGCCATCGCGACGGTGACGCATCTGCTGTCCGCAGGCGATGAGATAGTCGCCGACTACGATCTCTACGGCGGAGCGTCGCGTCTTTTCGGTAAGGTGATTGGCCGTGCCGGCCTGAGCGTGAAGTTTGTCGACGCGCAGGATCTTGTCTCACTTGATGCGGCGATTACGCCGAAGACGAAACTTGTCTATCTCGAGACGCCTACCAATCCGCTGCTACGCATTCTGGACCTGGCTGCCATCGTTGAGGTGGCCCACCGCCACGGAGCCCTGGTCTGCGTCGACAGCTCGGTAATGTCGCCGTATCTGCAGAATCCGCTCACCCTGGGCGCCGATATTGTTCTGCACTCCGCGACAAAGTTTCTCTGCGGGCACTCGGATGTCACCGGCGGCGTGATCGTCGTGAAGGACGAGAAGCTGGCGCAGGAGATCTATTTTCTGCAGAACGCCGAGGGGACGGCGCTTGGCCCGTTTGACTGCTACCTGGTGCTGCGGGGTCTCAAGACGTTGAAGCTGCGTATTGATGCGCAGCAGGCGAATGCGCGCAAGGTGGCGGAGTTTCTCGCGGCGCACCCGCGTGTCGCCGAAGTGAACTATCCGGGGCTACCGTCGCATCCTGGCTACGAGCTGCAGCATCGTCAAGCGAATGGTCCCGGCTCATTGCTGACCTTCCGCGCTGGCTCGCGTATCGCAGCAAAGCGAATTGCGGAGCAGACTGACCTGCTCAAAATCGCCGTAAGCTTCGGCTCGGTCAATTCGACGATCAGTATTCCGGCCGCGATGTCGCACGCCAGTGTGCCCGCTGAACACGACCGCTCGATTCCAGACGACCTGCTCCGCCTGTCACTCGGGATTGAGGATGCAGACGACCTGATCGCTGCTTTCGCGCAGACGCTTTAG
- a CDS encoding trans-sulfuration enzyme family protein, producing the protein MSERPDFDPSTLVIHSNRSYEMQSNSILFPIHQTATYIHESVGVTKGYGYSRGANPTVNALEQAIAAIENTATALCFRSGMSAIHTLCMAILKAGDHVILSDVIYGGTMRLFHQVLGNFGIEYSYVDTSSAGPAEAAIKPNTRLIFLESPANPTLKISDIRGVSEVAHKHENILVAVDNTFLTPLLQDCLALGADVSMLSTTKYIDGHNATIGGSLATNDEKLVERLRLVRKTIGSIQTPFDSWLALQGIKTLPARLDVHCSHAKQIAAWLEAHPRVAKVNYPGLDSFPQKALAASQQKDFGGMLSFELDASTEDSLRFMNALKLCTCAESLGSVETLATNPATASHCDLTREAREALGISDRLIRLSVGLEAPKDLIADFEQAFAVVFGSKA; encoded by the coding sequence GTGTCAGAACGTCCAGACTTCGATCCATCTACACTCGTTATTCATTCCAATCGCTCCTACGAGATGCAGTCCAACTCCATTCTTTTCCCCATTCACCAGACGGCGACTTATATCCATGAGAGTGTCGGCGTCACCAAGGGATACGGCTACTCGCGTGGCGCAAACCCGACAGTGAATGCGTTGGAGCAGGCCATCGCCGCGATTGAGAACACGGCGACTGCACTCTGTTTCCGGTCTGGTATGTCAGCCATTCACACGCTGTGTATGGCGATCCTTAAAGCAGGCGATCACGTCATCCTCTCGGATGTGATCTACGGCGGCACCATGCGTCTGTTCCACCAGGTGCTGGGCAACTTCGGTATTGAGTACAGCTACGTCGATACCTCCAGCGCTGGGCCGGCGGAAGCCGCTATCAAGCCGAACACTCGGCTTATCTTTTTGGAGTCCCCAGCGAACCCCACGCTGAAGATCTCAGACATCCGTGGTGTCTCCGAGGTTGCGCACAAGCACGAGAACATCCTCGTTGCCGTGGACAATACCTTCCTCACGCCGCTGCTGCAGGACTGTCTCGCGTTGGGCGCGGATGTCTCCATGCTCTCGACGACGAAGTACATCGATGGCCACAACGCTACCATCGGCGGCTCGCTGGCTACCAACGATGAAAAGCTGGTAGAGCGCCTGCGTCTGGTACGCAAGACCATTGGTTCGATCCAGACTCCCTTTGACTCATGGCTGGCACTGCAGGGCATCAAGACACTGCCGGCTCGCCTGGATGTACATTGCAGCCACGCCAAGCAGATTGCCGCATGGCTCGAAGCGCATCCGCGTGTGGCCAAGGTGAATTATCCGGGCCTCGATTCCTTCCCGCAGAAAGCGTTGGCTGCCTCGCAGCAGAAGGATTTCGGCGGCATGCTGAGCTTTGAGCTCGATGCCAGTACGGAAGACTCACTACGTTTCATGAACGCGCTCAAGCTCTGCACCTGCGCCGAGAGCCTCGGTTCAGTGGAGACGCTGGCGACCAATCCGGCCACGGCATCGCACTGCGATCTCACGCGTGAAGCACGCGAGGCGCTGGGCATCTCCGATCGCCTGATCCGTCTCTCGGTCGGCCTTGAGGCGCCGAAGGATCTCATCGCTGACTTCGAGCAGGCCTTCGCCGTTGTCTTCGGGAGCAAGGCGTGA
- a CDS encoding amidohydrolase family protein: MRLSALASAALLLSVPAFSQATKPAAAKPAASTSKTRIITIHEGTNMASTVSPDGKTVILDLQGILFSLPIEGGKAKQLTQPTDEAAYPGFAPDGKTVVFQSYAGGTFHVWKMNADGTGLKQVTSGHGDDREPRISPDGKTIAFASDRDFKGSYDIWTVGIDGGEPKQITSGTNDEYEPGWTPDGKIVYVSAIDEEMIPGLRVATGRQVIQIDPASLAKKTLVEVKTGRIDSPSVSSDGKLAYVYFSGAGQTLFPSKLIVDGKPISSKYDDAFPFEAAWISPTSLLYTTNGKLVKADLSAKTETEIPFTADIKSIRPIFRSKDYRFDSKLPRQALGLYGPALSPDGKQVAFVALNQLYLLTIGNPVPKALTNDSFYKQGPMWSADGKWIAYVSDKDGVENVYLLDPKTGEEKHPSPSKSTAQIFPALSPDCKWFTSQDQTGATHLTEIATGKDSVVAPATFFPGRASFSTNGKTLAIATIHPYTKRFREGTSDILLVDIATKKQTWHKPAPFESVTTRTEDGPVYSPTGKEMAFVMSDVLYTMPVDENGAPAGKAEPLNNEVTDAPTYNGDGSKLLYLNNGKLKLIDRKSKVITPVAVSLKYTPEQPTGSTVIHAGKFWKGSGPDAQTDVDVLVTGNRVVSVTPHGTKPVPAGAKVIEAPNSTVLPGLWENHSHPNSDNSIYYGDRMGRLWMAYGITTLRDMADNAYRAVEEKEAFVSGAAVGPRLFATGEAVDGERVYYPMMIATTSEAQLQREFQRLHALDFDFLKLYVRLPYSWMKKGDDFAHNVMGVQTASHYLLPAVAIGNDGMSHVSATARTGWAYSRSLTGFSYSDVQQLEAESGMWTISTLLNQSIIGNWPTMADDSRYNIAPPWEKNRLVNGRNAAVKNPSTASEDRVMREESTVKGVLDRKGLYIGGTDSPLDLPSTSLHLNLRSQVKYGLQPWQALETVTSIAAKAALLDKDLGTLEKGKLADLIIVDGDPLTNINDVTNVQCVMTNGHLRSVAEIAAPFEKLTAGANMCPAK; this comes from the coding sequence ATGCGTCTCTCCGCTCTCGCCTCCGCTGCTCTGCTTCTCTCGGTACCGGCGTTTTCCCAGGCCACGAAACCTGCCGCCGCAAAGCCCGCTGCCTCTACCTCGAAGACCAGGATCATCACCATTCATGAAGGCACGAATATGGCCTCGACGGTCTCGCCCGATGGCAAGACCGTCATCCTCGATCTGCAGGGCATACTCTTCTCTCTTCCCATCGAGGGGGGCAAGGCGAAGCAGCTTACGCAGCCTACAGATGAGGCGGCGTATCCGGGGTTTGCGCCCGACGGCAAGACGGTGGTCTTCCAGTCCTATGCCGGCGGTACCTTCCACGTCTGGAAGATGAATGCTGACGGTACTGGCCTGAAGCAGGTCACCTCCGGCCACGGCGATGACCGCGAACCCCGTATCTCTCCTGACGGCAAGACCATTGCCTTTGCCTCTGATCGTGACTTCAAAGGCTCCTACGATATCTGGACCGTCGGTATCGACGGCGGCGAGCCGAAGCAGATCACCAGCGGCACGAATGATGAGTACGAGCCCGGATGGACGCCCGACGGCAAGATCGTCTACGTCTCCGCCATCGATGAGGAGATGATCCCCGGTCTGCGGGTTGCGACCGGCCGCCAGGTGATTCAGATAGATCCTGCCTCGCTGGCGAAGAAGACGCTGGTCGAGGTGAAGACAGGCCGCATCGACTCTCCCTCGGTCTCGTCTGACGGCAAGCTGGCCTATGTCTACTTCTCCGGTGCAGGACAGACGCTCTTTCCATCAAAGCTGATCGTTGATGGAAAGCCCATCTCCAGCAAGTACGATGACGCGTTTCCATTCGAGGCCGCGTGGATTTCGCCGACGTCGCTGCTGTACACCACCAACGGCAAGCTCGTGAAAGCCGACCTCTCCGCGAAGACAGAGACGGAGATTCCGTTCACTGCAGACATCAAGTCCATCCGCCCCATCTTCAGGTCGAAGGACTACCGCTTTGACTCGAAGCTGCCTCGCCAGGCGCTCGGCCTCTATGGTCCGGCGCTCTCGCCGGATGGCAAGCAGGTTGCGTTTGTCGCGCTGAATCAGCTCTATCTGCTGACCATCGGCAATCCTGTGCCCAAGGCGCTGACCAACGACAGCTTCTACAAGCAGGGGCCGATGTGGTCAGCGGACGGCAAGTGGATCGCCTATGTCTCGGACAAGGATGGCGTCGAGAATGTCTACCTGCTCGATCCGAAGACCGGCGAAGAGAAGCATCCTTCGCCATCGAAGAGCACGGCGCAGATCTTTCCCGCTCTCTCTCCGGACTGCAAATGGTTTACCTCGCAGGACCAGACCGGAGCTACACATCTGACAGAGATTGCCACCGGCAAGGATTCGGTTGTTGCTCCGGCGACCTTCTTCCCGGGACGTGCGAGCTTCTCTACTAACGGCAAGACGTTGGCCATCGCGACGATTCATCCCTATACGAAGCGCTTCCGCGAAGGCACCAGCGACATCCTGCTGGTCGATATCGCGACAAAGAAGCAGACATGGCATAAGCCGGCTCCGTTTGAGTCAGTGACGACGCGAACGGAAGACGGCCCTGTGTACTCGCCTACCGGCAAGGAGATGGCTTTCGTGATGAGCGACGTGCTCTACACCATGCCGGTGGATGAGAACGGTGCACCTGCAGGTAAAGCTGAGCCTCTGAACAACGAAGTGACCGACGCGCCGACGTATAACGGCGACGGTTCGAAGCTTCTCTATCTGAACAACGGCAAGCTGAAGCTGATCGATCGCAAGAGCAAAGTCATTACACCGGTGGCTGTGAGTCTGAAGTACACGCCTGAACAGCCGACGGGCTCCACTGTGATTCATGCGGGCAAGTTCTGGAAGGGAAGTGGACCCGATGCCCAGACGGACGTCGATGTCCTGGTGACCGGCAACCGCGTGGTCTCAGTCACTCCGCATGGCACCAAGCCTGTACCTGCGGGCGCAAAGGTCATCGAAGCGCCGAATTCGACGGTGCTGCCTGGCCTGTGGGAGAACCACTCGCACCCGAACTCCGACAACTCCATCTACTACGGCGACCGCATGGGCCGCCTATGGATGGCCTATGGCATTACCACGCTGCGCGACATGGCGGATAACGCCTACCGAGCTGTCGAAGAGAAAGAGGCCTTTGTCTCCGGCGCTGCAGTTGGTCCGCGTCTCTTTGCTACCGGCGAGGCTGTCGATGGCGAGCGTGTCTACTACCCGATGATGATTGCGACCACCAGCGAAGCCCAGTTGCAACGCGAGTTCCAGCGCCTGCATGCCCTGGACTTCGACTTCCTCAAGCTGTATGTGCGTCTGCCCTACAGCTGGATGAAGAAAGGCGATGACTTCGCGCATAACGTCATGGGGGTACAGACCGCCTCGCACTATCTGCTGCCTGCGGTGGCTATCGGCAACGACGGCATGAGTCACGTCTCGGCGACGGCCCGCACTGGTTGGGCGTACTCCCGCTCTCTGACGGGTTTCAGCTATTCGGATGTACAGCAGCTCGAAGCCGAGTCTGGCATGTGGACTATCTCCACGCTGCTCAATCAGTCCATCATCGGCAACTGGCCGACGATGGCCGATGACAGCCGTTACAACATCGCTCCGCCGTGGGAGAAGAACCGCCTGGTCAACGGTCGCAATGCCGCGGTGAAGAATCCTTCAACCGCCAGCGAAGACCGCGTGATGCGTGAAGAGTCCACGGTGAAGGGCGTGCTCGATCGCAAGGGACTGTACATCGGTGGCACTGATTCGCCGTTGGACCTGCCTTCTACCTCACTACACCTCAACCTGCGCAGCCAGGTGAAGTATGGTCTGCAACCCTGGCAGGCGCTGGAGACAGTAACCAGCATCGCGGCGAAGGCGGCCTTGCTGGACAAAGATCTGGGTACGCTGGAGAAAGGTAAGCTCGCAGACCTCATCATCGTCGATGGCGATCCGCTGACCAACATCAACGACGTCACCAATGTGCAATGCGTCATGACCAACGGACATCTGCGCTCGGTGGCGGAGATCGCGGCACCTTTCGAGAAGCTGACGGCAGGAGCGAATATGTGCCCGGCGAAGTAG